Proteins from a single region of Paraglaciecola sp. T6c:
- a CDS encoding DUF2780 domain-containing protein: MKKLSIVLTVAALSIQPQAHAEGWLDSIKSMLGMETQQEAATPSISGMVSSVTDSLGVTQTQASGGLGAIFNYAKENISSDQYGQLTDALPGVSGLLESVPDISNMTSEGGLGGILDKAASYNESLKAINDVKKQFEALGLKPEMITQFVSKAQAYLDTPEGQQAKQLLTQGLGKLLG, translated from the coding sequence ATGAAAAAACTAAGTATCGTACTTACAGTCGCAGCACTCAGTATTCAGCCACAGGCACACGCAGAAGGCTGGTTAGATTCAATTAAAAGCATGCTAGGTATGGAAACACAGCAAGAAGCTGCCACGCCTTCTATCTCTGGCATGGTCTCCTCTGTAACTGATTCTCTTGGCGTTACACAAACTCAAGCCTCTGGCGGTTTAGGCGCAATATTTAATTATGCCAAAGAAAATATCTCTTCAGATCAATACGGCCAACTGACCGATGCTCTACCTGGCGTAAGCGGTTTATTGGAATCAGTACCTGATATTAGCAATATGACGAGTGAAGGCGGTTTAGGAGGCATTTTAGATAAAGCTGCAAGCTATAATGAATCACTAAAAGCTATTAATGATGTGAAAAAGCAATTTGAAGCATTGGGCTTGAAACCTGAAATGATTACGCAATTTGTTAGCAAAGCCCAGGCTTACTTGGATACCCCAGAAGGCCAGCAAGCTAAGCAATTGCTGACTCAAGGTTTAGGTAAATTACTCGGTTAA
- the trkA gene encoding Trk system potassium transporter TrkA has product MKIIIIGAGQVGATLAENLVGEMNEITVIDSHQDTLRQLQDRLDLRVINGVGSHPDVLKKAGAEDADMLIAVTSSDESNMMACQVAYSLFKTPTKIARVRSEQYIIYQEQLFKHQDVPVDHLIAPEQLVTKAIKRLIDYPGALQVVEFADGKASLVAVKAYYGGLLVGHALSTLKQHMPNVETRVAAIYRRGRPIRPLGTTVIEADDEVFFIAATKHIRAVMSELQKLESSYKRIMIAGGGLIGAGLAKLLEHNHNVKLIEYSQERAKYLSAHLDKTIVFCGDASDHELLTEENVEQVDAFIAVTNDDEANIMSAMLAKRLGAQKAMVLIQRSAYVDLVQGGEIDIAFSPQQATISALLTHIRRGDIVNVYSLRRGAAEAIEAIAHGDQNTSKVVGREIRDIKLPPGTTIGAIVRADEVIIAHSNTKIEANDHVILFLVDKKFISHVEKLFQPSAFFFG; this is encoded by the coding sequence ATGAAAATAATAATTATTGGTGCGGGCCAGGTCGGCGCAACCCTCGCTGAAAACCTCGTGGGTGAAATGAACGAAATCACTGTTATAGATTCTCATCAAGACACCCTTAGACAGTTGCAAGACCGATTAGATTTACGTGTTATTAATGGCGTTGGCTCGCACCCTGATGTGTTAAAAAAGGCCGGTGCTGAAGATGCTGATATGCTCATCGCTGTTACGAGCAGCGATGAAAGCAACATGATGGCCTGTCAGGTAGCTTATAGTTTATTTAAAACCCCTACCAAAATCGCCCGTGTTCGTTCAGAGCAATACATTATTTATCAAGAGCAACTCTTTAAGCATCAGGATGTCCCTGTAGATCACTTAATTGCTCCCGAGCAATTAGTTACTAAGGCGATTAAACGTTTAATTGACTATCCCGGTGCGTTGCAAGTAGTTGAGTTCGCTGACGGCAAAGCCAGCTTAGTGGCGGTAAAAGCCTATTACGGGGGCCTACTAGTTGGCCATGCCCTGTCAACGTTAAAGCAGCACATGCCGAACGTGGAGACTCGTGTAGCTGCAATATATCGACGTGGCCGCCCTATCCGCCCACTTGGCACGACGGTGATAGAAGCAGACGACGAGGTTTTCTTCATCGCAGCGACTAAGCATATTCGTGCTGTCATGAGTGAACTACAAAAATTAGAGTCTAGTTATAAACGCATTATGATTGCTGGCGGCGGTCTGATTGGCGCTGGTTTGGCTAAATTGCTGGAACATAATCACAACGTAAAGTTAATCGAATACAGTCAAGAACGGGCTAAATACCTATCTGCTCACTTAGACAAAACCATCGTATTTTGCGGTGATGCATCTGATCATGAATTGCTCACTGAAGAGAACGTTGAACAAGTAGATGCCTTTATCGCTGTGACTAATGACGATGAAGCAAATATCATGTCGGCCATGCTCGCTAAACGCTTAGGTGCTCAGAAGGCCATGGTATTAATTCAGCGCAGTGCTTATGTAGATTTAGTGCAAGGAGGGGAAATAGACATCGCCTTCTCGCCTCAACAAGCCACCATCTCAGCTCTACTGACCCATATACGCCGCGGGGATATTGTCAATGTTTACTCACTTAGACGTGGTGCCGCAGAAGCAATTGAAGCGATAGCGCATGGCGATCAAAACACGTCTAAAGTGGTGGGGCGTGAAATTCGCGACATCAAATTACCGCCAGGCACGACAATTGGCGCCATAGTCAGAGCTGACGAAGTAATTATTGCCCACAGTAATACGAAAATTGAAGCTAACGATCACGTGATCTTATTTTTGGTCGACAAAAAGTTTATTAGCCATGTTGAGAAACTGTTTCAACCCAGTGCTTTCTTCTTTGGGTAA
- the rsmB gene encoding 16S rRNA (cytosine(967)-C(5))-methyltransferase RsmB — translation MSQSKGRYQQNLRADAARVLFQILEQGMSARECLPAAQQDHNEKDKAWLQEMTYGVLRQLPLLQHWLRLLLDKPLKKNVKVVEHLIMLGFYQLAFSRVSTHAAVSECVNACAPLNAIATKGLVNAVLRNFIRQDTAHNLPDNEQVLSGQPKWFYKKLVDAYPDNYKTILDAMQVKAPIWLRVNNKHKSTDEYCRLLDDRDVAYERQATQPQGIILSKGCDITTLPGYDEGWFAVQDGAAQLAAGLLGSQPNDRVLDCCAAPGGKTCHIIELQPDLATCVAIDIESSRLKRIEENLTRLGHQATLICGDASEPASWWDGQLFDRILLDAPCSATGIIRRHPDIKWLRKSSDIDVLVALQSKIIDAMWALLKPGGTMLYATCSILPAENQLQINAFLNRTPDALLDDKFDNDAAQKPGRQILPGEKQMDGFYYARLLKA, via the coding sequence ATGAGCCAATCAAAAGGTAGATACCAGCAAAACTTGCGCGCCGATGCCGCCCGTGTGCTTTTTCAAATATTAGAGCAAGGTATGTCAGCTAGAGAATGCTTACCTGCAGCACAACAAGATCATAATGAAAAAGACAAAGCATGGTTGCAAGAAATGACTTACGGCGTACTTCGCCAGCTGCCCTTACTACAGCACTGGCTAAGATTGTTGCTCGATAAGCCGTTAAAGAAAAATGTGAAAGTGGTAGAGCACCTAATTATGCTTGGGTTTTATCAACTTGCCTTTTCTCGAGTGTCAACTCATGCCGCTGTTTCTGAATGTGTGAATGCCTGCGCGCCATTAAATGCGATAGCAACCAAGGGTTTAGTAAATGCTGTTTTGCGTAATTTCATACGCCAAGATACGGCGCATAATTTACCTGATAATGAACAAGTTTTGAGCGGACAGCCAAAATGGTTCTATAAAAAGCTCGTTGATGCTTACCCCGATAATTACAAGACCATACTAGACGCAATGCAAGTAAAAGCACCTATTTGGTTGCGCGTTAATAATAAGCACAAGAGTACTGATGAATATTGTCGACTTTTAGACGACAGAGATGTGGCCTATGAGCGTCAAGCAACCCAGCCTCAAGGTATTATTTTATCAAAAGGGTGCGACATCACCACTCTGCCAGGTTATGACGAAGGTTGGTTTGCGGTGCAAGATGGCGCAGCACAATTAGCCGCTGGGCTGCTAGGCTCACAACCTAATGATCGCGTATTAGACTGTTGTGCGGCGCCGGGAGGCAAAACGTGTCACATAATTGAGCTACAGCCCGATTTAGCCACATGCGTAGCAATAGATATAGAAAGCAGCCGCCTTAAACGCATCGAAGAAAACTTAACTCGCTTAGGGCATCAAGCGACACTCATTTGCGGTGACGCCAGCGAGCCAGCATCATGGTGGGACGGCCAGTTATTCGACCGCATATTGCTAGATGCGCCTTGCTCAGCCACGGGTATTATTCGCCGCCATCCAGATATAAAGTGGTTGCGTAAATCCAGCGACATTGACGTACTTGTCGCGTTACAAAGCAAAATAATTGATGCAATGTGGGCGTTGTTAAAGCCTGGTGGAACTATGCTTTACGCAACGTGTTCAATTCTTCCAGCGGAGAACCAGTTGCAAATTAATGCGTTTTTAAATCGTACGCCTGATGCGCTGTTAGACGATAAATTTGATAACGACGCAGCACAAAAGCCAGGAAGACAGATTTTACCTGGTGAAAAACAAATGGACGGTTTCTATTACGCTCGACTGCTAAAAGCCTAA
- the fmt gene encoding methionyl-tRNA formyltransferase has protein sequence MKSGLKIVFAGTPEFAANHLSALIESEHQVIAAYTQPDRPAGRGKKLHASAVKQLAQQHDIPVYQPASLKSEEAQQQLAALNADVMVVVAYGLILPQIILDTPKYGCLNVHGSLLPKWRGAAPIQRAIWAGDAETGVTIMQMDKGLDTGAVLSELRLAITPIDTSATLYTKLAELGPKGLLETLASLGDLTPQAQDNTLATYAEKLSKQEAKIDWTMTAAQLERNVRAFDPWPVAYFEANGAAIKVRSAEVQQTPICDNAKPGQIIQADKHAIGVQTGDGVLLIKTLQLPGKKPLATQDILNGHSDWFSVGTILS, from the coding sequence TTGAAATCAGGTCTTAAAATTGTTTTCGCTGGTACGCCAGAGTTCGCCGCCAATCATTTATCCGCGCTAATAGAATCTGAACATCAGGTAATCGCGGCTTACACTCAACCTGATAGACCTGCTGGTCGAGGGAAAAAACTGCACGCTAGCGCGGTGAAGCAGCTTGCTCAGCAGCACGATATACCGGTTTACCAACCTGCATCACTTAAATCAGAAGAAGCCCAACAGCAACTTGCTGCATTAAATGCTGATGTCATGGTTGTCGTCGCCTATGGCTTGATTTTACCGCAGATTATTCTTGATACGCCCAAGTACGGTTGCTTGAATGTACATGGTTCACTGTTACCCAAGTGGCGTGGTGCGGCTCCTATTCAAAGAGCAATATGGGCAGGTGATGCAGAAACAGGGGTCACCATCATGCAAATGGATAAAGGTTTGGATACAGGCGCGGTGCTAAGCGAATTACGTCTTGCGATTACCCCTATAGATACCAGCGCAACCTTATATACAAAGTTAGCGGAACTTGGTCCTAAGGGATTATTAGAGACTTTAGCCTCTTTAGGAGACCTTACGCCTCAGGCACAAGACAACACATTGGCTACTTACGCTGAAAAGCTATCCAAACAAGAAGCTAAAATTGATTGGACCATGACAGCAGCTCAGCTTGAGCGTAATGTTCGTGCATTTGACCCTTGGCCTGTTGCGTATTTCGAAGCAAACGGCGCCGCTATTAAAGTGCGTAGCGCTGAAGTGCAACAGACGCCAATTTGCGATAACGCTAAGCCAGGCCAAATTATTCAAGCAGATAAGCATGCAATTGGCGTACAAACCGGTGACGGCGTTTTGTTGATTAAAACATTACAGTTACCGGGTAAGAAGCCGCTGGCGACTCAAGACATACTCAATGGTCACAGTGATTGGTTTAGCGTCGGTACAATACTTTCATGA
- the def gene encoding peptide deformylase, with the protein MAILDVLRFPDERLRTVATPVDKIDSSIKTLVSDMLETMKDENGIGLAATQINVHKRVVVIDVSEEQDKPQVFINPEITHMDGTTISEEGCLSVPNNYAKVERAEKVTVKALDENGDAFTLDADGLLAICIQHELDHLKGKLFVDYLSPLKRQRIRTKLEKEARLAAKA; encoded by the coding sequence ATGGCTATATTAGATGTATTGAGATTTCCTGATGAGCGCTTGCGCACAGTTGCCACGCCTGTTGATAAAATAGACAGCTCCATAAAGACACTGGTGAGCGACATGCTTGAAACCATGAAGGATGAAAATGGTATTGGGTTAGCAGCAACACAAATAAACGTGCACAAGCGCGTAGTGGTCATTGACGTTTCTGAAGAGCAAGATAAACCACAAGTGTTTATTAATCCTGAGATTACGCACATGGATGGCACAACGATCAGTGAAGAAGGCTGCTTGTCTGTTCCTAATAACTACGCCAAAGTTGAGCGAGCAGAGAAAGTAACCGTAAAAGCGTTAGACGAAAATGGCGATGCATTTACGTTGGATGCAGATGGCTTACTGGCTATTTGTATTCAACATGAGTTGGATCATTTAAAAGGTAAACTTTTTGTAGATTACTTGTCGCCACTTAAGCGCCAGCGTATCCGAACCAAATTAGAAAAAGAAGCCCGCTTAGCAGCCAAGGCTTAA
- a CDS encoding LysM peptidoglycan-binding domain-containing protein: protein MLNNLLRLSLVLLLSPFWAHADVIKLKENAPRTYVVKHGDTLWDISNLFLHKPWYWPQIWRTNTQIINPHLIFPGDQLRLTVSAAGKPFVDLIRGEKKPYLVRSPSATQINKSNQPIAVLPWHEIEPYFNQELVLSEKLYAELPSIVGSTKGTEYFSNNDLVLVNHEKLPLGHYQVVRKQQSLFSAKGEFLGVQVRHVADGQALAPALPKQSLVTLSSANLEVKRGDKLLKETPNNNVEALLNITAAIEQRGNIIADVSQYQLSGKFSVVVIDVGSSNIKRGTVMGIYQQGAAVIDGEPPKYLAEAQTIEKLFAENDVLPQPWMKVGELLVFSVFDKVSYALVTRSSTVIRKGAIVAKP from the coding sequence ATGTTGAATAATCTACTTCGCTTGAGCCTTGTGCTTCTACTTTCGCCATTTTGGGCGCATGCGGACGTGATAAAACTAAAAGAGAACGCTCCACGTACTTATGTCGTAAAACATGGCGACACATTGTGGGATATCTCTAACCTTTTTCTGCACAAACCTTGGTATTGGCCGCAAATTTGGCGAACGAATACGCAAATTATCAATCCGCATCTCATTTTTCCGGGGGACCAATTACGCCTAACGGTTAGTGCCGCGGGAAAGCCGTTCGTCGATTTAATTCGTGGCGAAAAAAAACCGTATCTAGTGCGCTCACCCTCAGCCACACAAATCAATAAATCGAATCAACCTATTGCTGTACTCCCTTGGCATGAGATAGAACCTTATTTTAATCAAGAGCTTGTGCTGAGTGAAAAGCTCTATGCTGAATTACCATCTATTGTCGGTAGCACGAAAGGAACTGAATACTTTTCAAACAATGATCTGGTGTTGGTTAATCATGAAAAATTGCCATTGGGTCATTATCAGGTTGTGCGTAAGCAGCAGTCTCTATTCAGTGCCAAAGGTGAATTTTTGGGTGTGCAAGTTCGCCATGTGGCCGACGGGCAGGCATTAGCTCCAGCTTTACCTAAGCAATCCTTAGTGACGTTGTCATCCGCTAATTTGGAAGTAAAGCGAGGTGATAAACTCTTAAAAGAAACCCCTAATAATAATGTTGAAGCGTTGCTCAATATAACAGCAGCGATAGAGCAAAGAGGAAATATTATTGCTGATGTATCCCAATACCAATTATCAGGCAAATTTAGCGTTGTGGTTATCGATGTTGGCAGCAGTAATATTAAACGCGGCACGGTAATGGGCATTTATCAACAAGGAGCCGCAGTGATCGATGGAGAGCCGCCAAAGTATCTCGCTGAGGCTCAAACGATTGAGAAACTGTTTGCAGAAAATGATGTTTTGCCCCAGCCGTGGATGAAGGTGGGAGAACTTTTGGTCTTTAGCGTCTTTGACAAGGTAAGTTATGCACTCGTCACGCGTTCGTCTACAGTTATTCGAAAAGGCGCTATCGTTGCAAAACCGTAG
- the dprA gene encoding DNA-processing protein DprA: protein MYQENEHAYRETSESEQRQWLILAQLPRFSVAKLATILRKNAIQVADLFNANPKQLAAYGFTDGQIQQLQHPNERRLDKSLQWSEQTSSSLLNITSKHYPKVLLQTARPPILLYCLGNKDLLNTHQIAIVGSRNPSIAGKQNAQYFAQGLSQCGWTVTSGLALGIDGLAHDGVLKVQGNTVAVLGTGLNNIYPKRHVKMADSILEQGGALVSEFVPEMPAKPENFPRRNRIISGMSLGTLIIEAAIKSGSLITARYALEQNRDVFAVPGNINNVLSKGCHYLIKQGAKLVECVGDINDEYQHLALNFLNIQQSELQKSARQSLASDKLLDSVDFETTPLDIVVERCGMPVAEVMSQLLEYELRGLVAAVPGGYLKLGEK, encoded by the coding sequence ATGTATCAAGAAAACGAACATGCCTATCGTGAAACATCTGAGAGTGAGCAGCGCCAGTGGCTAATACTAGCCCAGCTACCACGATTTTCTGTTGCTAAACTGGCAACAATACTGCGCAAGAACGCTATACAAGTAGCGGATTTATTTAACGCTAATCCAAAGCAACTAGCTGCCTACGGCTTCACCGATGGGCAAATACAGCAATTACAGCATCCTAATGAGCGGCGATTGGACAAAAGCTTACAGTGGTCTGAGCAAACAAGCAGCTCACTGCTTAACATAACCTCGAAGCATTACCCTAAAGTGCTATTGCAAACGGCCAGACCACCCATATTATTATATTGTCTTGGAAATAAAGATTTATTAAATACTCATCAGATAGCAATAGTAGGAAGTCGCAATCCTTCTATCGCTGGTAAGCAAAACGCTCAGTATTTTGCCCAAGGTTTATCTCAATGCGGATGGACAGTAACCAGCGGGTTGGCATTGGGCATTGATGGTCTTGCTCATGATGGAGTACTTAAAGTTCAAGGCAATACTGTTGCGGTGCTGGGGACAGGTCTAAATAATATTTATCCCAAGCGGCACGTTAAAATGGCTGACAGTATACTTGAACAAGGGGGCGCGCTTGTTTCTGAATTTGTCCCTGAGATGCCTGCAAAGCCTGAAAATTTTCCCCGGCGGAATCGAATTATCAGCGGCATGTCGTTGGGTACATTAATCATCGAAGCTGCGATAAAAAGCGGGTCTCTAATCACCGCACGTTATGCGCTTGAGCAAAACAGGGACGTGTTTGCGGTGCCTGGTAATATAAACAACGTATTATCTAAAGGATGCCACTATTTAATAAAACAGGGTGCAAAGCTGGTGGAATGTGTGGGTGATATTAACGATGAATATCAGCATCTGGCACTTAATTTCTTGAATATCCAGCAGAGTGAATTGCAAAAAAGCGCGAGACAAAGCTTGGCTTCTGACAAATTGTTAGATAGTGTAGATTTTGAAACCACACCGTTGGATATAGTTGTAGAGCGATGTGGCATGCCAGTTGCTGAGGTTATGTCTCAATTATTAGAATACGAATTGCGTGGGTTAGTTGCAGCAGTCCCAGGCGGTTACCTTAAATTGGGGGAAAAATAA
- a CDS encoding DUF494 family protein, with translation MFDILMYLFENFIHSETEIRVDQDELTDELVRAGFHQDEIYKALSWLEKLAALQETDINPYLVKGPTSFVTRIYTHEEEMRLDIECRGFLMFLEQINVLDSTTREMVIDRVMEIDSKEFCLEDMKWVVLMVLFNVPGKENAYAQMEDLLFEEPEGPLH, from the coding sequence ATGTTTGATATCCTCATGTATCTTTTTGAAAATTTCATTCACAGCGAAACAGAAATTCGCGTCGATCAAGATGAATTGACCGACGAACTGGTGCGCGCCGGTTTTCATCAAGATGAAATATACAAAGCATTATCTTGGCTCGAAAAACTAGCGGCTTTACAAGAAACTGACATAAACCCTTATTTAGTGAAAGGGCCTACTTCTTTTGTTACACGTATTTATACGCATGAAGAAGAGATGCGCCTCGATATCGAGTGCCGTGGCTTTCTCATGTTTTTAGAGCAAATTAATGTACTGGACTCTACAACGCGTGAGATGGTTATTGATCGCGTCATGGAAATCGACTCTAAAGAATTCTGTTTAGAGGACATGAAGTGGGTTGTGCTTATGGTGCTGTTCAACGTGCCGGGTAAAGAAAATGCTTATGCACAAATGGAAGATTTATTATTTGAAGAGCCAGAAGGGCCGTTGCATTAA
- a CDS encoding DNA topoisomerase family protein — MFKIDHSLFSTHESAFDPGPCPVCNAPLQLRHSKNGAFIGCSDYPKCEYSKPLHDSDNTELTVIEGSHCPECESELVIRKGRYGMYIACSNFPECHYVKSNKTQDTDKVECPSCHKGHLTKRANKYGKNFYPCDQYPQCHYALNFTPVAHACPKCAWPVMQEKKAAAGLIWQCPERKCGYKQPAQE; from the coding sequence ATGTTTAAAATTGATCATTCTCTTTTCAGCACTCATGAATCCGCGTTTGACCCCGGACCCTGTCCGGTTTGCAATGCGCCATTGCAACTTCGACATAGTAAAAATGGTGCGTTTATCGGCTGTAGTGATTACCCAAAATGTGAGTACAGCAAACCACTTCATGATAGCGACAATACTGAATTAACCGTTATTGAAGGCTCCCACTGTCCTGAATGCGAGTCCGAGTTGGTGATTAGAAAAGGGCGCTACGGTATGTATATCGCTTGCAGCAATTTTCCTGAATGCCACTACGTAAAATCAAATAAAACTCAAGACACAGATAAGGTCGAATGCCCCTCTTGCCATAAAGGGCACCTAACAAAGAGGGCCAATAAATATGGGAAGAACTTCTATCCCTGTGACCAGTATCCTCAATGTCACTACGCACTGAATTTTACACCAGTCGCCCATGCGTGCCCCAAATGCGCTTGGCCTGTTATGCAGGAGAAAAAAGCAGCGGCAGGACTTATTTGGCAGTGCCCCGAGCGTAAATGTGGGTACAAGCAGCCTGCGCAGGAATGA
- a CDS encoding L-threonylcarbamoyladenylate synthase type 1 TsaC: protein MTANHTDDPFLLDYLAGKVFAYPTEAVFGLGCDPDNEQAVNKLLALKQRDVSKGLILVGDNYSQLLPYVDDSAIKMTKRTEIFSSWPGPITWLLPKSKTAPSWVTGESEFIAVRVSAHPLIKDLCQRANKPLVSTSANTAGHPPALSADEVTSYFSNQVILIDGSLGGSRSPSKIRHGHSGQTIRDN, encoded by the coding sequence ATGACAGCAAACCACACTGACGACCCTTTTTTACTCGACTATTTAGCTGGGAAGGTCTTTGCCTATCCGACGGAAGCCGTCTTTGGCCTAGGATGCGATCCTGATAACGAACAGGCGGTCAACAAACTACTTGCTTTAAAGCAACGCGATGTCAGCAAGGGATTGATTCTGGTCGGGGATAACTATTCACAGTTATTGCCATATGTAGATGACAGCGCCATCAAAATGACTAAGCGCACCGAGATATTTTCAAGTTGGCCTGGACCGATAACCTGGCTGCTTCCTAAATCGAAAACAGCACCGAGTTGGGTGACAGGGGAGTCTGAATTCATTGCTGTCAGAGTCAGTGCTCACCCACTCATAAAGGATCTTTGTCAGCGAGCAAATAAGCCGCTAGTTTCTACAAGTGCAAACACTGCTGGTCATCCGCCAGCGCTGAGTGCCGATGAGGTTACATCTTATTTTTCTAACCAAGTGATCTTAATCGACGGCTCGCTTGGTGGATCCCGCAGCCCCAGTAAAATTCGTCACGGCCATAGTGGCCAAACTATTAGAGATAATTAA
- the hemF gene encoding oxygen-dependent coproporphyrinogen oxidase, whose amino-acid sequence MPQPHVTDIESVKQFLLDLQDNICQTLEMADGKGSFIEDNWQRELGGGGRTRVLTNGQVIEQGGVNFSHVYGGQLPASATASRPELAGRSFQAMGVSLVIHPKNPHVPTSHANVRIFIAEKEGEEPIWWFGGGFDLTPFYPVHEDVLHWHQTAKDLCEPFGKDVYSKYKKWCDDYFYLKHRDETRGVGGLFFDDLNEWGFERSFAFMQAVGNGFLDAYVPILEKRKDTSFSEQERSFQLYRRGRYVEFNLVWDRGTLFGLQTGGRTESILMSMPPLARWEYDFHPIPGSKEDALYADYLHPRDWLNE is encoded by the coding sequence ATGCCCCAACCACACGTGACCGATATCGAATCGGTAAAGCAGTTTTTGCTTGATCTGCAAGACAATATTTGCCAAACGCTAGAAATGGCTGACGGTAAGGGTAGTTTCATCGAAGACAACTGGCAGAGAGAATTAGGTGGGGGCGGGCGTACGCGCGTGCTGACGAATGGCCAGGTGATTGAGCAGGGCGGAGTTAACTTTTCTCATGTATACGGTGGGCAACTTCCGGCATCTGCAACGGCGTCTCGACCAGAGCTAGCAGGTCGGAGCTTTCAAGCGATGGGCGTTTCACTCGTTATTCATCCTAAAAATCCTCACGTACCGACCTCCCATGCGAATGTGCGCATATTCATTGCTGAAAAAGAAGGTGAAGAGCCTATCTGGTGGTTTGGCGGTGGTTTCGACTTAACACCTTTCTACCCGGTGCATGAAGATGTACTCCATTGGCATCAAACTGCCAAGGATTTATGTGAGCCCTTTGGTAAAGACGTATACAGCAAATATAAAAAATGGTGTGACGACTACTTTTACTTAAAACATCGCGATGAAACGCGGGGAGTAGGGGGGCTTTTCTTTGATGATTTAAATGAATGGGGCTTTGAACGTAGTTTTGCATTCATGCAAGCTGTCGGTAATGGTTTTTTAGATGCCTATGTACCTATTTTAGAAAAACGTAAAGATACGTCTTTTTCAGAGCAGGAAAGAAGCTTCCAGCTATATAGAAGAGGCCGGTATGTAGAGTTTAATTTGGTTTGGGACAGAGGAACCTTATTCGGCTTGCAAACGGGAGGGCGAACAGAGTCAATATTGATGTCTATGCCGCCTCTTGCTCGTTGGGAGTACGACTTCCACCCAATACCAGGCAGTAAAGAAGATGCTTTGTATGCAGATTATCTGCATCCTCGGGACTGGTTAAACGAGTAG
- a CDS encoding OmpW/AlkL family protein: MKVFKIVLSSLALTATIMGTANAYEPGDIIVRAGLTTVAPDESSSNVTVQSVGNVGMGASVNNNTQLGLNAVYMFTSNIGLELLAASPFTHDITLNNTLDNELGLGDGKLAESKQLPPTLSALYYFPVSETIQPYVGIGLNYTVFFDEQFVGNREAQSFNNLSLDESFGIAAQIGMDYKLDEHWLINASVRYIDIDTEAKFDVLDLPAQVSVDIDPWVYSLMLGYKF; the protein is encoded by the coding sequence ATGAAAGTCTTCAAAATAGTGTTATCCAGTTTAGCTTTAACGGCCACCATAATGGGCACAGCCAATGCCTACGAACCAGGTGACATCATAGTACGAGCAGGTTTAACGACAGTCGCTCCGGATGAATCAAGTTCAAATGTAACGGTGCAAAGCGTTGGAAATGTGGGCATGGGAGCATCAGTAAACAACAACACTCAGTTGGGTCTGAATGCGGTCTATATGTTTACCAGCAACATTGGCTTAGAATTATTAGCAGCCAGCCCATTCACACATGATATTACGTTGAATAACACACTCGATAATGAGCTAGGTTTAGGTGACGGTAAATTAGCTGAAAGTAAACAATTACCTCCGACACTTAGTGCTCTTTATTACTTCCCCGTTTCTGAAACCATACAGCCGTATGTGGGGATTGGACTAAACTACACAGTTTTCTTCGATGAGCAATTTGTGGGCAATAGAGAAGCTCAGTCTTTTAATAATTTAAGTCTTGATGAGTCCTTTGGTATTGCCGCGCAAATAGGTATGGATTACAAGTTAGATGAACACTGGTTAATAAATGCGTCGGTGCGCTATATCGATATTGATACAGAAGCAAAGTTTGACGTTTTGGATTTGCCTGCTCAGGTATCAGTCGATATCGACCCATGGGTATATTCGCTCATGCTAGGCTACAAGTTTTAA